The following are encoded in a window of Pseudomonas sp. St316 genomic DNA:
- a CDS encoding ShlB/FhaC/HecB family hemolysin secretion/activation protein: MSSPAFWARLCVALLCLSPLTLAHAAPTPGDTDLIRERQNRLLEEQRRRLEELKDLPGQEAKPTQPTAPVDTRCFPIKSIELKGADSLSVSEREGLLKPYIGQCLGVPQLNELLKVITDHYIEKGLVTSRAYLPQQDLSGGHLNVLVVEGRLEGLKGAENSQLSERELAMAFPGSIGELVNLREIEQMVDQLNRLPSNQAKMELTPGQNVGGSEVRVTNEPKKPWRAGLSRSNDGQRSTGEQQWGSSFEWDSPLGLADQLMLRGGHDAMSDHQHTSRNAMLNYNLPFGWWNVSYTYSQSEYRSQIPANGFNFKQTGDSQNHQVRVERVIHRDALSKTSLNTGLAYLRTNNFIEDSKLAVSSNRLSEAQFGINHGRRIGNAFVNLDLGMQEGIGAFDAQDDNDPGPGQADARYRKYTATASYLQPFKLWDESFSFSSLMTGQRSEDVLFSPQRMSLGGQSSIRGYKDQSLSGDSGGYWRNDLRWSRPVTLEWLRPVFGEYGTSLGYDQGVIRGNRYNGDQHGRMSSNSVELFARGEHLSASVTFAHSLERPDALTEREAPIYFRVDVLL, encoded by the coding sequence ATGTCCTCACCCGCCTTTTGGGCGAGGTTGTGCGTAGCTTTGCTGTGCCTTTCTCCACTCACCCTGGCTCACGCCGCCCCCACGCCTGGCGACACGGACCTGATCCGCGAACGCCAGAATCGGTTGCTCGAAGAGCAGCGCCGTCGCCTGGAGGAGCTCAAGGACCTGCCCGGCCAGGAGGCGAAGCCGACCCAGCCGACTGCACCTGTCGATACCCGTTGCTTTCCCATCAAGAGCATCGAGCTAAAGGGCGCCGACAGTCTTTCCGTCAGCGAGCGCGAGGGACTGCTCAAGCCCTACATCGGCCAATGCCTGGGCGTGCCGCAACTCAACGAACTGCTCAAAGTCATCACCGACCACTACATCGAAAAGGGCTTGGTCACCAGCCGTGCCTACCTGCCACAGCAGGATTTATCGGGCGGGCACTTGAACGTGCTGGTGGTGGAAGGACGGCTCGAAGGCCTGAAGGGCGCCGAGAACAGCCAGCTATCGGAGCGCGAGTTGGCGATGGCTTTTCCCGGCTCGATCGGCGAGCTGGTCAACCTGCGGGAGATCGAGCAGATGGTGGACCAGCTCAATCGCCTGCCATCGAATCAGGCCAAGATGGAGCTGACCCCTGGCCAGAACGTCGGTGGCAGCGAAGTGCGTGTCACCAATGAACCGAAAAAGCCTTGGCGTGCTGGATTGTCGCGCAGCAACGATGGCCAGCGCAGCACCGGCGAGCAGCAGTGGGGCAGCAGTTTCGAGTGGGACAGCCCGCTGGGCTTGGCTGATCAGTTGATGCTGCGCGGCGGCCACGATGCGATGAGCGATCACCAGCACACCTCGCGCAATGCCATGCTCAATTACAACCTGCCGTTTGGCTGGTGGAACGTCAGTTACACCTACAGCCAGAGCGAGTACCGCTCGCAGATCCCGGCCAACGGTTTCAACTTCAAGCAGACCGGCGACAGCCAGAACCATCAGGTGCGGGTCGAGCGGGTGATTCACCGCGATGCCCTGAGCAAGACGTCCCTCAACACGGGCCTTGCATACCTGCGCACCAACAACTTCATCGAAGACAGCAAGTTGGCGGTGAGCAGCAATCGGCTCAGCGAAGCCCAGTTCGGCATCAACCATGGCCGGCGAATCGGCAATGCCTTCGTCAACTTAGACCTGGGCATGCAGGAGGGTATTGGCGCCTTCGATGCCCAGGACGATAACGATCCAGGCCCCGGCCAGGCCGATGCCCGCTACCGCAAATACACCGCCACCGCCAGTTACCTGCAGCCGTTCAAGCTGTGGGACGAGTCGTTCAGCTTCAGCAGCCTGATGACCGGCCAGCGCAGCGAAGATGTGCTGTTCAGCCCTCAGCGCATGAGCCTGGGCGGACAGTCATCGATTCGTGGCTACAAGGACCAATCCCTGTCCGGCGACAGCGGCGGCTACTGGCGCAACGACCTGCGCTGGAGCCGGCCGGTGACGCTGGAGTGGCTGCGCCCGGTGTTTGGTGAATACGGCACCAGCCTCGGTTATGACCAGGGCGTGATTCGTGGCAATCGCTACAACGGCGACCAGCACGGGCGCATGTCAAGCAACTCAGTGGAGCTGTTCGCCCGCGGTGAGCACCTGAGCGCCAGCGTCACCTTCGCCCATTCCCTGGAACGCCCGGATGCCCTGACCGAGCGCGAAGCGCCGATCTACTTCCGCGTGGATGTACTTCTTTAA
- a CDS encoding HIT family protein, which translates to MSLHGHYDPQNIFALILRGDAPCYKIYEDADVLAFLDLFPQSRGHVLVIPKASQARNILEVEPTVLGAMMSAVQRLTRIIVDELQPDGVQVAQFNGAVAGQTVYHIHMHIIPRWEGEVPGVHGRGKADPEELEALQVRLVERIRSEG; encoded by the coding sequence ATGAGTCTCCACGGTCATTACGATCCGCAGAACATCTTTGCGCTGATCCTTCGCGGCGATGCGCCGTGCTACAAGATTTACGAAGACGCCGATGTGTTGGCCTTCCTGGATCTTTTCCCCCAATCGCGCGGCCATGTCCTGGTCATCCCCAAAGCCTCCCAGGCGCGAAATATCCTGGAAGTCGAGCCCACTGTCCTGGGCGCGATGATGTCTGCCGTACAGCGCCTGACGCGGATCATCGTGGATGAATTGCAGCCGGACGGTGTGCAGGTTGCGCAGTTCAATGGCGCCGTGGCCGGGCAGACGGTCTACCACATTCACATGCACATCATTCCTCGCTGGGAAGGTGAAGTGCCCGGTGTGCATGGCAGGGGCAAGGCTGATCCCGAGGAACTGGAAGCACTCCAGGTTCGCCTGGTCGAGCGCATTCGCTCAGAGGGCTGA
- a CDS encoding response regulator: MTPFAGIRVLVVEDEGAIAMLIEEMLEEFGCEVVDSVARLAGACEVAGSVQADLAILDVNLAGERVFPVAEILRGRHIPFLFSTGYGASGLPAEYAGYPVLHKPFSQSELQQKIAVTLAGARKSGLAASTEAN; this comes from the coding sequence ATGACCCCATTTGCTGGAATCAGGGTGCTGGTCGTCGAGGACGAAGGCGCGATAGCCATGCTGATTGAGGAAATGCTGGAGGAATTCGGATGCGAAGTGGTGGACTCAGTCGCCCGGCTCGCTGGCGCCTGTGAAGTCGCAGGCTCGGTGCAGGCGGACCTGGCGATCCTGGACGTCAACCTGGCGGGCGAGCGTGTTTTTCCGGTGGCCGAAATCCTTCGCGGTCGCCATATTCCCTTCCTGTTCAGCACCGGATACGGCGCCAGCGGACTGCCGGCCGAATACGCCGGCTACCCGGTCCTGCACAAGCCGTTTTCACAAAGTGAGTTGCAGCAGAAAATTGCCGTTACGCTGGCGGGGGCTCGTAAAAGCGGCTTGGCTGCCAGCACCGAAGCCAACTGA
- a CDS encoding PAS domain S-box protein, with amino-acid sequence MSNVEELPMETRAPSDYESLIAMGTSALDAIPGAVYLCDRQGWLVRYNSEAAELWGRAPALGENGDRFCGAHRLFLTDGTPLAFEHCPTASALDTGIASRNREVIIQRPDGSRFVALMNVRALRDWRGVIQGVINCFQDVSAHHAMAEELRRKSADLEDFFENSAVGLHIVSGEGIILRANKAELTLLGYSAHEYIGRHITEFHVDEPVIGDILSKLGSGDCLESYPARLRAKDGSIKHVMITSNGRFEDGKLFNTRCFTLDRSGVHAAEAARQDSDDRLSATYEAATIGIAEASVDARLLRVNDALCNMLGRSREELMSMTFLDYTHPDCIPQDADLYARQVAGELDNYVLRKRALKPDGEVVYLDIHSSSVRDASGTFRYGVRVLQDVTLARRMENQVRESERHMRNLLEALPAAVYTTDADGRITFFNRAAVELSGRTPQLGDMWCVTWKLFNTDGTALPHDQCPMAVALKENRPIRGVEAVAERPDGSRVPFTPYPTPLHDADGNLVGAINMLVDISERKQAENRQKTLIDELNHRVKNTLATVQSLAAQTARNAEDAKDGYRRFEARLLALSRAHDLLTKRHWGQTPLDRLAHEVLMPIFGHETGRVVIEGACANVGTRVALNLTMTLNELAINALKYGSMSVETGTLAVTWHLQAQADGTLLTLDWREQGGPPVSPPEREGLGSRLIKRCIERDLAGKFDLTYAPQGVCCRFSFLIGVAGA; translated from the coding sequence ATGTCGAACGTTGAAGAGCTACCCATGGAAACGCGTGCGCCAAGCGACTACGAAAGCTTGATCGCGATGGGGACGAGCGCGCTCGATGCCATTCCTGGTGCGGTGTATCTCTGTGATCGTCAGGGTTGGCTCGTGAGGTACAACAGTGAGGCGGCCGAGCTGTGGGGAAGGGCGCCGGCACTTGGAGAAAACGGTGACCGTTTCTGCGGCGCCCATCGACTGTTCCTGACTGACGGTACACCGCTGGCCTTCGAACACTGCCCGACCGCCTCGGCGCTCGATACCGGCATTGCCTCGCGCAATCGGGAAGTCATCATCCAGCGCCCGGATGGTTCGCGGTTCGTGGCGTTGATGAATGTCCGCGCCCTCAGGGATTGGCGGGGCGTCATTCAAGGGGTGATCAACTGTTTCCAGGACGTTTCGGCGCACCATGCGATGGCCGAAGAGCTTCGGCGCAAGAGTGCCGACCTGGAGGACTTTTTCGAAAACAGCGCGGTGGGCCTGCATATCGTCAGTGGCGAGGGCATCATCCTGCGCGCCAACAAGGCAGAGCTGACGCTGCTGGGCTATTCGGCGCACGAGTACATCGGCCGCCACATCACCGAGTTTCATGTCGACGAACCGGTTATCGGCGACATCCTCAGCAAGCTGGGCAGCGGTGACTGCCTGGAAAGCTATCCGGCGCGACTGAGGGCAAAGGACGGCTCGATCAAGCATGTCATGATCACTTCCAATGGCCGCTTCGAAGACGGAAAACTCTTCAATACGCGCTGCTTCACCCTCGACAGGAGCGGTGTCCATGCGGCCGAGGCGGCGCGCCAGGACAGCGATGACCGGCTTTCGGCGACCTACGAGGCGGCGACCATCGGTATTGCCGAGGCCAGCGTCGATGCTCGTTTGCTGCGTGTCAACGATGCCCTGTGCAATATGCTGGGTCGCTCGCGGGAAGAGCTTATGTCGATGACATTCCTGGACTATACCCACCCGGATTGCATCCCGCAGGACGCGGATTTGTACGCCCGCCAGGTGGCCGGTGAACTTGATAACTATGTGCTTCGCAAGCGCGCCTTGAAGCCCGATGGCGAGGTCGTTTACCTCGACATCCACAGTTCCTCGGTGAGGGACGCCAGCGGTACGTTTCGTTATGGCGTGCGAGTACTGCAGGACGTCACGCTGGCGCGGCGGATGGAAAACCAGGTCCGTGAAAGCGAACGGCACATGCGCAATCTTCTCGAGGCGTTGCCTGCCGCGGTGTACACCACCGACGCCGATGGCCGCATCACCTTCTTCAATCGCGCCGCTGTCGAACTGTCCGGGCGCACGCCTCAGTTGGGCGACATGTGGTGCGTGACCTGGAAGCTGTTCAATACGGACGGCACCGCGTTACCTCATGATCAATGCCCGATGGCGGTGGCCCTGAAGGAAAATCGGCCGATACGCGGCGTCGAGGCCGTTGCAGAGCGGCCGGACGGTAGCCGCGTTCCGTTCACGCCTTATCCCACGCCTTTGCATGATGCCGACGGAAACCTGGTGGGCGCCATCAACATGCTGGTCGATATTTCCGAACGAAAGCAGGCGGAGAACCGGCAGAAAACGCTGATTGATGAACTCAATCACCGGGTCAAGAACACCCTGGCCACGGTGCAATCGCTGGCAGCCCAGACGGCGCGCAATGCCGAAGATGCGAAAGACGGTTACAGGCGTTTCGAGGCGAGGCTCTTGGCATTGTCGCGGGCACACGATCTCTTGACCAAGCGGCATTGGGGGCAGACACCGCTCGACAGGCTGGCCCATGAAGTGCTGATGCCGATCTTTGGGCATGAGACTGGCCGCGTCGTGATTGAAGGTGCTTGTGCGAACGTTGGCACCCGCGTGGCGCTCAATCTGACGATGACCCTCAATGAGTTGGCGATCAACGCACTTAAATACGGGTCCATGTCGGTCGAAACGGGGACGCTTGCTGTTACCTGGCACCTGCAAGCCCAGGCGGACGGAACGTTGCTGACCCTCGACTGGCGTGAACAAGGAGGGCCGCCTGTATCACCGCCGGAACGGGAAGGGCTGGGTTCTCGCTTGATCAAGCGCTGCATCGAACGTGATCTGGCTGGCAAGTTCGATCTTACCTACGCCCCACAAGGCGTTTGCTGCCGCTTTTCGTTTCTGATTGGAGTAGCGGGGGCATGA
- a CDS encoding amidohydrolase family protein → MVATRTTPITGIDCHAHVFSRELELAAVRRYTPDYDATLAQYLGHLHTHGLSHGVLVQPSFLGTDNRYLLAALRQAPERLRGVVVVARDVSRAELDDMARLGVVGVRLNLMGEALPDFRDAAWKGFLGHIAELDWHVELHANLVDLPGLIGQLLPFGIKLVVDHFGRPDARLGLDQPGFAQLMELGQGGRVWMKVSGIYRLGATAPRNLEFARASLTLLEQCFGPERLVWGSDWPHTQHEESVGFETVMEQWRALECSAPLVHALMVQAPQALFRF, encoded by the coding sequence ATGGTTGCTACCCGTACTACGCCGATCACCGGCATTGACTGTCACGCCCACGTTTTCAGCCGCGAGCTGGAACTGGCGGCTGTCCGGCGCTACACACCTGACTATGACGCCACGCTTGCCCAGTACCTGGGCCACTTGCACACGCACGGCTTGAGCCATGGCGTGTTGGTGCAGCCAAGTTTTCTCGGCACGGATAATCGCTATTTGCTGGCCGCGCTACGGCAAGCGCCAGAGCGTTTGCGCGGTGTCGTGGTGGTGGCGCGAGACGTCAGCCGAGCCGAGCTGGACGACATGGCCCGCCTGGGCGTGGTGGGTGTTCGCTTGAACCTGATGGGCGAAGCTTTGCCTGATTTTCGCGACGCCGCCTGGAAGGGCTTTTTGGGCCACATTGCGGAACTGGACTGGCATGTCGAGTTGCATGCCAACCTGGTGGACTTGCCGGGGCTGATCGGACAGCTGTTGCCATTTGGCATCAAACTGGTGGTCGATCACTTCGGTCGCCCGGATGCGCGTTTGGGGCTGGATCAACCTGGCTTTGCCCAATTGATGGAGCTGGGGCAGGGTGGTCGCGTGTGGATGAAGGTGTCCGGCATCTATCGATTGGGTGCAACGGCCCCACGGAATCTGGAATTCGCCCGCGCCTCGTTGACGTTGCTGGAACAGTGTTTCGGCCCCGAGCGCCTGGTGTGGGGTAGCGACTGGCCGCACACGCAGCACGAGGAAAGCGTCGGCTTCGAAACGGTGATGGAGCAGTGGCGCGCATTGGAGTGTTCGGCACCGCTGGTGCATGCGTTAATGGTCCAGGCGCCCCAGGCATTATTCAGGTTTTGA
- a CDS encoding MFS transporter: protein MFSWYRQVTARERKTFWACFGGWSLDALEVQMFGLAIPALIAAFALTKGDAGLISGVTLVTSAIGGWVGGTLSDRYGRVRTLQWMIVWFSFFTFLSAFVTGFHQLLIVKALQGFGIGGEWAAGAVLMAETINPKYRGKVMGTVQSAWAVGWGLAVGVFTLIYSLVPQDMAWRVMFIVGLLPSFLIIWVRRNVEEPDSFQRLKKENVIPQSFFKSLGGIFRPELIRVTLFGGLLGLGAHGGYHAVMTWLPTFLKTERNLSVLNSGGYLAVIIFAFWCGCMVSGLLIDRIGRRKNIVLFALCCVVTVQCYVFLPLSNTQMLFLGFPLGFFAAGIPASLGALFNELYPADVRGAGVGFCYNFGRVLSAVFPFLVGHMSDSMSLGSAIGIDAGIAYGVAVIAALCLPETRGRSLEAAAASAPAMERDSQGARA, encoded by the coding sequence ATGTTCAGCTGGTATCGCCAAGTCACTGCGCGGGAGCGCAAAACATTCTGGGCCTGCTTCGGCGGCTGGTCCCTCGACGCCCTGGAAGTGCAGATGTTCGGCCTGGCGATACCGGCGCTGATTGCCGCGTTCGCCCTGACCAAGGGCGACGCGGGGTTGATCAGTGGTGTGACCCTGGTCACTTCGGCCATTGGCGGTTGGGTCGGCGGGACGCTGTCGGACCGCTACGGCCGGGTGCGCACGCTGCAGTGGATGATCGTGTGGTTTTCGTTCTTTACCTTCCTGTCGGCGTTCGTCACCGGCTTCCACCAGTTGTTGATCGTCAAGGCGCTGCAGGGCTTTGGGATTGGTGGAGAGTGGGCCGCTGGTGCGGTGTTGATGGCCGAGACCATCAATCCCAAGTACCGCGGCAAGGTCATGGGCACGGTACAAAGCGCCTGGGCGGTGGGTTGGGGGCTGGCGGTTGGCGTCTTCACGCTGATCTACTCCCTGGTGCCGCAAGACATGGCCTGGCGGGTGATGTTCATCGTGGGCCTGCTGCCGTCGTTCCTGATCATCTGGGTGCGCCGCAACGTTGAAGAGCCCGACAGCTTCCAGCGTCTGAAAAAAGAAAACGTCATCCCGCAGAGTTTCTTCAAGTCCCTGGGCGGTATCTTTCGCCCCGAACTGATCCGCGTGACCTTGTTTGGCGGGCTGCTGGGGCTGGGGGCGCACGGCGGTTACCACGCGGTGATGACCTGGCTGCCGACCTTCCTCAAGACCGAACGCAACCTGTCGGTGCTCAATTCCGGCGGCTACCTGGCGGTGATCATCTTCGCCTTCTGGTGCGGCTGCATGGTCAGCGGTTTGTTGATCGACCGCATTGGTCGTCGTAAGAACATCGTGCTGTTCGCGCTGTGCTGCGTGGTGACTGTGCAGTGTTACGTGTTCCTGCCGTTGAGCAACACCCAGATGCTGTTCCTGGGGTTCCCGCTTGGTTTTTTCGCAGCGGGCATTCCGGCGAGCCTCGGGGCGTTGTTCAACGAATTGTACCCGGCGGACGTGCGCGGTGCCGGCGTGGGCTTCTGCTACAACTTTGGCCGAGTGCTCTCGGCGGTGTTCCCGTTCCTGGTCGGCCACATGAGCGATTCCATGTCCTTGGGCTCGGCCATTGGCATCGACGCCGGGATTGCCTACGGCGTGGCGGTGATCGCGGCGCTTTGCCTGCCGGAGACCCGCGGTCGCAGCCTGGAAGCCGCTGCTGCATCGGCACCTGCGATGGAGCGTGACAGCCAGGGCGCCCGAGCCTGA
- a CDS encoding GntR family transcriptional regulator: protein MNALSSDARLPLYQRLRDQLAEQIANNRWRPGEAIPTEAALSAEYQLSTGTVRKAIDALVSEGVLERQQGRGTFIRRAQFQSSLFRFFRFQSASGERRVPESRILSVEPVAAPSAVAQALGLPVDAPVIRIVRVRLLEVEPVLAEEIWLPRNRFQPLLEIDLSQKGPLLYPIYEETCGQVVAYAEETLTAESVNEVHARLLQVPVNSPVVVIERLARDYAGNPLEWRRSRGHAEHFRYRVEIR, encoded by the coding sequence ATGAACGCTCTCTCCAGTGATGCCCGCCTGCCGCTTTATCAACGTCTGCGCGACCAATTGGCTGAACAGATCGCCAATAACCGCTGGCGTCCGGGGGAGGCGATTCCTACTGAGGCGGCGCTCTCAGCCGAATACCAGTTGTCTACCGGCACAGTGCGCAAGGCCATCGATGCGCTGGTCAGCGAGGGCGTCCTGGAGCGTCAGCAGGGCCGTGGCACCTTCATTCGCCGAGCGCAATTCCAGTCGTCGCTGTTCCGTTTCTTCCGCTTTCAAAGCGCCTCGGGCGAACGCCGGGTTCCCGAGAGCCGCATCCTGTCCGTGGAGCCGGTGGCCGCGCCTTCGGCGGTGGCCCAGGCGCTGGGGCTGCCGGTGGATGCTCCGGTCATCCGCATTGTTCGAGTGCGTCTGCTGGAGGTGGAGCCAGTGCTCGCCGAAGAAATCTGGCTTCCTCGTAATCGCTTTCAACCCTTGCTCGAGATCGACCTGAGTCAAAAGGGCCCGCTGCTTTATCCCATCTATGAAGAAACCTGCGGCCAGGTGGTCGCCTATGCCGAAGAAACCCTTACCGCCGAATCGGTGAATGAGGTGCACGCGCGATTGCTGCAGGTGCCGGTCAACAGCCCGGTGGTGGTGATCGAGCGTCTGGCGCGGGACTACGCCGGCAATCCGCTGGAGTGGCGACGCTCGCGCGGGCACGCCGAGCATTTCCGCTACCGCGTGGAAATCCGCTGA
- a CDS encoding ATP-binding protein: MKTTFSLQKRLGLGLTLGVTLLWLVATVGTWRGVRHELNEAFDSALEETAQRILPLAVLEISNRENPGEAQQIATLKMHKEYLSYLVRDAGGKILMQSHDANPKIFSRHPIEGFSTTAKYRLYGASALRETVFIEVAEPLRHRRGAARQALFALLWPLLALIPISLLGTWLLVRMSLGSVLAYRYAVEARGVGDLSPIKVSRLPAEINPLADAVNRLLERFRKTLEAERSFTANSAHELRTPLAATLAQVQRLYQEAPEGPLRVRAKKIESALRELARLSEKLMQLAKAEGGGLLSQTPQDLVPLLAHVVDEWRHNSTRQIALQLPAQAHVYSTVDPDAFGILLRNLIENALKYGARDQPIKVILTDRALLRVINAGPVVPVAVLQHLTERFVRGQSETSGAGLGLAIVKTIVQGINGRIELLSPAKDREEGFEVRVWLPLATVVAGHSSAS, from the coding sequence ATGAAGACGACCTTCAGCCTGCAAAAGCGTCTGGGCCTGGGACTGACGCTGGGCGTGACTTTGCTCTGGCTGGTGGCGACAGTCGGCACTTGGCGCGGGGTGCGACATGAGTTGAACGAGGCCTTTGACAGCGCACTGGAGGAGACGGCCCAACGCATTTTGCCCCTGGCCGTGCTGGAAATCAGCAACCGGGAAAACCCGGGTGAAGCGCAACAGATTGCCACCCTGAAGATGCACAAGGAGTACCTGAGCTATCTGGTGCGCGATGCCGGGGGCAAGATCCTGATGCAGTCCCATGATGCTAACCCGAAGATATTCAGCAGACATCCGATTGAAGGTTTCTCCACGACGGCAAAGTACCGTCTGTATGGCGCCAGTGCGCTGCGCGAAACGGTATTCATCGAAGTCGCCGAGCCATTGCGCCATCGCCGCGGGGCCGCACGGCAAGCCTTGTTTGCCTTGTTGTGGCCATTATTGGCGCTGATCCCCATCAGCCTGTTGGGGACCTGGCTATTGGTGCGCATGAGCCTGGGCAGCGTGCTGGCCTATCGTTACGCGGTAGAGGCTCGTGGCGTGGGTGATCTGTCGCCGATCAAGGTGTCGCGCCTGCCGGCAGAAATCAACCCATTGGCGGATGCGGTCAATCGCCTGCTGGAGCGCTTTCGCAAGACCCTGGAGGCCGAACGCAGCTTCACCGCCAATAGCGCACATGAGCTGCGTACACCGTTGGCCGCGACATTGGCGCAAGTCCAGCGGCTGTACCAGGAGGCCCCTGAAGGTCCGTTGCGTGTGCGTGCGAAAAAGATCGAAAGCGCGTTGCGCGAATTGGCCCGGTTATCGGAAAAACTCATGCAGCTGGCCAAGGCAGAAGGGGGCGGACTGCTCTCGCAAACGCCCCAGGACCTGGTCCCATTGTTGGCTCACGTGGTGGATGAGTGGCGGCACAACAGCACCCGCCAGATCGCGCTGCAACTTCCTGCCCAGGCCCATGTGTATTCGACCGTCGACCCGGATGCCTTCGGCATTCTCTTGCGCAATCTGATCGAGAACGCATTGAAGTACGGTGCGAGGGATCAACCCATCAAAGTCATTCTCACGGACCGGGCGCTGCTGCGGGTGATCAATGCCGGACCGGTGGTGCCAGTGGCCGTCCTGCAGCACCTGACCGAACGTTTCGTGCGCGGTCAGAGCGAAACCAGTGGGGCGGGATTGGGGTTAGCGATCGTCAAGACGATTGTGCAGGGGATCAATGGGCGAATCGAACTGTTGTCTCCGGCAAAAGACCGAGAGGAAGGGTTCGAGGTTCGAGTCTGGCTACCGCTTGCCACTGTTGTCGCCGGCCATTCGTCAGCCAGCTAG
- a CDS encoding response regulator transcription factor: MRVLLVEDSPRLGDAVREQIADDGHAVDWVHNLAHARSSVSTTAYDLILLDLMLPDGRGLDFLRQRRSAGDATAVIILTAQDQISDRIAGLNAGADDYLVKPFDLFELSARVAAVARRYSGNPNPQIKLGELHVDMTARTLHRAGMAVELTAREWALLEAFIQRPGALLSKGQLEDRLYAFGAEIESNTIEVYISRLRKKLGRDLIETVRGMGYRMVSA, from the coding sequence ATGCGGGTTTTATTGGTTGAAGACTCGCCAAGGTTGGGGGATGCAGTACGCGAGCAGATCGCCGATGACGGCCATGCCGTGGATTGGGTGCACAACCTTGCCCATGCACGCAGCAGTGTGAGCACCACCGCTTATGACCTGATCCTGCTTGACTTGATGTTGCCGGACGGCCGAGGACTCGACTTCCTGCGTCAGCGGCGCAGCGCAGGTGACGCGACTGCGGTGATCATCCTGACGGCCCAGGACCAGATCTCTGATCGAATCGCCGGCCTCAATGCCGGCGCCGACGATTACCTGGTCAAACCCTTCGACCTGTTTGAATTGTCGGCCCGTGTGGCTGCGGTGGCCCGTCGTTACAGCGGTAACCCCAACCCTCAGATCAAGCTTGGTGAGCTTCACGTCGACATGACTGCCCGTACGTTGCATCGGGCCGGCATGGCGGTGGAGCTCACGGCCCGGGAATGGGCGCTGTTGGAGGCATTCATCCAGCGTCCCGGTGCGCTGCTGTCCAAGGGGCAACTCGAAGATCGGCTGTACGCCTTTGGCGCCGAAATCGAAAGTAATACGATCGAGGTCTATATCAGTCGACTGCGAAAGAAACTTGGGCGCGACCTGATCGAGACCGTGCGGGGCATGGGTTACCGGATGGTGTCGGCATGA
- a CDS encoding PepSY domain-containing protein, whose product MKTGFIASTALISVLANGYALADDDCGEPVNDWQPRETLRLQVEQRYGWTVQRIKVDDGCYKLKGLDRQGNVVEARYAPASLHLRKLEIYFRDDDDASAYLAPAPAP is encoded by the coding sequence ATGAAAACAGGTTTTATCGCCAGCACTGCGCTGATCAGTGTGCTGGCCAACGGTTACGCCTTGGCCGATGACGACTGCGGCGAACCGGTCAACGACTGGCAGCCACGGGAAACCCTGCGCCTGCAGGTGGAACAGCGCTACGGCTGGACCGTGCAGCGCATCAAGGTCGACGACGGCTGTTACAAGCTCAAGGGCCTGGACCGCCAAGGCAATGTCGTCGAAGCCCGCTACGCACCGGCGTCGCTGCACCTGCGCAAGCTCGAGATCTACTTCCGGGACGATGATGACGCCAGCGCTTACCTCGCCCCGGCCCCCGCACCGTGA
- a CDS encoding DUF2271 domain-containing protein yields the protein MKKIIAATCLASAIILPGLAQAREITLTTQLKRYSGNDAYLAIYVTDANGQYQKTLWVAGKKTKYYKHLADWARGSKMSPSEYDGVSGASVGSGDTLKVSVELADALIDTGYQVRIDSAVEDKRDARADVSVALTSQGAGKPVAGNTFVESFTYDL from the coding sequence ATGAAAAAAATCATCGCTGCAACCTGCCTCGCCAGCGCCATCATCCTGCCGGGGCTGGCTCAAGCCCGTGAAATAACCCTCACGACCCAGCTCAAGCGCTACAGCGGCAACGATGCGTACCTGGCGATCTACGTCACCGACGCCAACGGCCAGTACCAGAAAACCCTTTGGGTGGCCGGCAAAAAAACCAAGTACTACAAGCACCTGGCCGACTGGGCCCGTGGCAGCAAGATGAGCCCCAGCGAGTACGACGGCGTCAGCGGCGCCAGCGTTGGCAGCGGCGACACACTCAAAGTCAGCGTCGAGCTGGCAGACGCCCTGATCGATACCGGGTATCAGGTCCGTATCGATAGCGCCGTCGAGGATAAGCGTGATGCCCGGGCCGACGTCAGCGTGGCCCTGACTTCTCAAGGTGCAGGCAAGCCAGTGGCGGGCAATACCTTCGTCGAATCCTTTACCTACGATCTGTAG